In Halobacterium noricense, the genomic stretch TCGAGTGTCCCTCAGCTCATCATCCTGGTTCTGGCTGCACTCGGATATCTCGGCAGTATCTACGTGGCCTACGTCGTCTGGCCACCGACCGGAATCGAAGTCCTCGCCATCGGACTTACACGAAGCGGCCTCCTCGGAATCTACGCTCTGTTGACCGGCCTCATCTGTCTCGCCGGCTACTCCTTCTACCTCCATCATGCCAAACTGACAGCCGTCGAGCCGTAGCGAGGACACCCGTATCGGGTCACTCGTGACTACCTCAGTCTGGGTAGACCGTTGAATCGAGAGAGTGGCTGGGGTAGCGTAGCCTCAGCCGCTGAGGTACTGGTTTCGTTCTCGCGGTCAGGGCGTGACGACGAGCTTCCCGAGGTAGCTCTCGGTGAGCATGTCGCGGTGGGCGTCGGCGGCCTCGTCGAGGTCGTACGTCTCCGCGAGCTCGATGGAGAGTTCGTCGGTCGCCATGAGGTGCGCGACGCCGCGCAACGGCACGCGCAGGTCCGGCGTGTTGAACATGCTCATGAACTGGTAGGTGACGTCCTTCTTGCGGGCCGCGGTGTCGTTCGTGAACCCGGGGTCGGGACTGTTCTCGCCGATGCCGATGACGCGAGCGTCGTGCGCGGCGACGTCCGCGTCGAACTGGAGGTAGTCGTCGAGGCGGTGGTCGAGGACGACGTCGACGCCGCCCTCGGAGGCCGACACGACGGCGTCTTCGAGGTCGTGGCGCGTGTAGTCGAGGACAGTGTCGGCACCGAGCGCACTGACGTCGTCGTGGTACTCCGGTCGCGCCGTCGTGAGCACGCGCGCGCTCACCGCGTCCGCAATCTGGACGGCAGCGTGCCCGACACCACCGGAGCCGCCGTGGACGAGCGCGTACTCGGCGGGGTCGAGAGCAGCGTGGTCGACGAGCGCGCGCCACGCCGTGACAGCCGCGACACCCGCCGCGCCCGCTTCGACGATGTCCGCGCCGTCCGGCAGCGCGACAGTGCGGTCCGTCGGGACGGTCGCGTACTCCGCGTACGCGCCCTGATGTGCGCTGTTCCCGATACCCGTGCCGTAGACGCGGTCGCCGACTTCGAACGCGTCGACGCCCTCACCGACCTCGGCGACGGTGCCGGCGTAGTCGACGCCCGGCGTGAACGGGAGTCCGACCGGCTCGTACGACCCCTCACGGTAGTACGTGTCCACGGGGTTGACCCCCGCAGCTGCCACCTCGATGCGGAGTTCCCCTGCGTCGGGAGATGGTCGGTCGACGTCCTCGACGTGCATGACATCCGGGTCGCCGTGTTCCTGTAAGCGGACTGCTCGCATACTGCGTGGCCACGATACACGGGGGGATAAGACTACGGCCTCCCGCGGAACGAGCGGCCAAGTGGAGCCCTTAGAAGAGTCCGACGCCGATGCTGAGCGTCCAGCCGCCGCTGGCGACCGCTGCGACGACGAGCGACCCGCCCGCGAGGGAGACGTTCTTCAGGAAACTGTTCACTTCGTCCTGTCGCTGGTCCTCGGGGACCGCCCAGAAGTCGTGCATGACGACCGCCGAGACGACGAGGAACGCCGCGAGCGCGATTGCGGCGACGACCGGGAAGATGCCGACGATGACGCCCAAGCCGCCGAGGACGAGGAGTGCGCCGGAGGTGAGGACCGAGAGCTTCGGCGCGGGGAGGCCCTTGTACTCGGCGTAGCTGGCCATCTGTTCGGTCTGCGTGAAGTGACCGAAGCCGGTGAACGCGAGGACGCCACCGAAGAGGATGCGGCCGACGATTAGGAGGGCCGTGTCGAGTGCGAGCGCCATCAGGCGCTCACCCGTGTCGGTGTTCGGCGTACACTATCAGCGGAACCGTGCGGAGGGTTCGTCGTCATACCGTTACTGGGGCCGTGGGACGGATACGTCCGTTGACCAAGTGGTAAACGACGGACTGAAACGTACCGAGAAACCCGGTTCCGGGAGTCGCTTCCAACCATTAAGACATCGCACGTACACGCCGCCTCGGGCGTCGGGTACTACCCGAGCTGAATCGCGGCGACGACTACTGTTAAGGTCTGGACGCCGCGTACGAAACGTATGCGCGCAGCAGTCCTACAGGAGTACGGGGAGCCGTTGGTGGTCGAGGAGGTGCCGGACCCCGATTTGGACCCCCACGGGGTCGTCGTCTCAGTCGACGCGTGTGGTATCTGTCGGAGTGACTGGCACGCCTGGAAGGGGCACGGCGAGTGGGCCGACGACCAGGTCGACCGCGGGCAGATTCTCGGCCACGAACCCGCGGGCACGGTCGTCGAAGTCGGCGACGACGTGGACAGCATCGCCGTCGGCGACCGCGTCGCGGTTCCCTTCAACCTCGGTGAGGGAGCGTGTCCGCAGTGCCGGCGCGGCCACGGGAACGTCTGCGAGGACGGCTACGCGCTCGGGTTCGAACACGACGCACAGGGCGCGTTCGCCGAGCGCGTCCACGTACCACACGCGGACTTCAACGCCACCGCCGTCCCCGAAGACGTGCCGATGGAGGCGGTGGCGGCGTTGGGCTGCCGGTACGCCACGGCGTTCCACGCGCTCGCCCACCGTGCGGATGTCGCGGGCGGCGACTGGGTGGCCGTCCACGGCTGCGGCGGCCTCGGACTCGCTGGGATCCAGATTGCGACTGCACTCGGAGCCGGCGTGGTCGCCGTCGACGTGCGGGAGGAACCGCTCGCGCTCGCCGAACAGGTCGGCGCTGTAGAGACCGTGCGCTCGGACCGCGTCGAGTCGGTGCCCAAGCGCATCGCGGAGTTGACCGACGGCGGCGCGCACGTCTCGATGGACGCGCTCGGGCGTGCGGAGACCTGCCGGAACAGCGTCGACTGCCTCCGCACGCGCGGCACGCACGTCCAGGTCGGGTTGACGACCGAAGCCGAGAAGGGCGAAGTTTCGCTCCCCGTCGACGAGATCACGCGCTGGGACGTCTCCGTGCTCGGGTCGCGCGGAATGCCGCCCTCGCGGTACGACGAACTCCTGCGGATGATTGCCTCGGGACGGCTCCATCCCGGCAAACTCGTCACCGAGCGGGTTTCCCTCGAAGCTGTCTCTGACCGGTTGGCGGCGATGACCGAGTACGAAACCAGCGGTATCGAACTCGTCACGGAGTTCTAGGCGACGAGCGGGCTTGCCGCTTGCCGCACGCTTTTTCGGCCGGTGGACGTATCGCCGAACGAATATGAGTGACTCCGACGACGGGCTCGGGTTCGTGCAGTTCGGCGACACCGGCCTCCAGACCAGCGAGTTGCAGTTCGGGACGTGGCGATTCGGCAAGGAAACTGAGGAGGGGAACGTCGAAATCGGCGAGAAGCGCGCGAAGAAACTGCTGGACGCGTACGCCGACGCGGGCGGGCGCTACATCGACACGGCGGACGTCTACGGCGGCGGGAAGAGCGAGGAGTGGATCGGCGACTGGCTCGCCGACCGCGACCGCGAGCGCTACACCATCGCCTCCAAGATTTACTGGCAGATTCGAGAAGGTGACCCGAACAGCCGCGGGAACAACCGAAAGAACATTCGTGACCGCGTGGACGCCATCCTCGACCGCCTCGACACGGACTACATCGACGTGCTGTACATCCACCGCTGGGACGACCAGACGCCGACGCGGGAACTGATGCGGACGCTGAACGGTCTCGTCGAGGCCGGGAAGGTCCACTACATCGGCGCGTCGACGCTGCGCCCGAACGCGTGGAAAGTCGCGCAGGCGAACGAACTCGCGCGCAGCGAGGGCTGGGAGCCGTTCACGGTGCTCCAGCCGCGGTACAACCTCGTCGACCGCGAAATCGAGGGAGACTACCTGGAGATGGCCCGCAGCGAGGGGCTAGCAGTCTGCCCGTGGAGCCCGCTCGGCCAGGGCTTCCTCACCGGGAAGTACGACCGCGAGGACGGACTCACCGGGGAATCACGGGCCAGTGAATCCTCGCGATTCGAGGAGAACTACCTCACCGAGGAGAACTTCGCAGTCCACGACGTGCTCGACGAGGTTGCCGACGAAGTCGACGCGTCGCCCGCGCAGGTCTCGCTCGCGTGGCTGACTCATCGCGACGGTGTCACTGCACCTATCGTCGGCGCGCGCACCGTCGACCAACTGGAGGAGAATCTCGCGGCCGCGGCCATCAATCTCTCCGACGAGCAGGTC encodes the following:
- a CDS encoding aldo/keto reductase gives rise to the protein MSDSDDGLGFVQFGDTGLQTSELQFGTWRFGKETEEGNVEIGEKRAKKLLDAYADAGGRYIDTADVYGGGKSEEWIGDWLADRDRERYTIASKIYWQIREGDPNSRGNNRKNIRDRVDAILDRLDTDYIDVLYIHRWDDQTPTRELMRTLNGLVEAGKVHYIGASTLRPNAWKVAQANELARSEGWEPFTVLQPRYNLVDREIEGDYLEMARSEGLAVCPWSPLGQGFLTGKYDREDGLTGESRASESSRFEENYLTEENFAVHDVLDEVADEVDASPAQVSLAWLTHRDGVTAPIVGARTVDQLEENLAAAAINLSDEQVDRLTEAKEGPYAGL
- a CDS encoding DoxX family protein; the encoded protein is MALALDTALLIVGRILFGGVLAFTGFGHFTQTEQMASYAEYKGLPAPKLSVLTSGALLVLGGLGVIVGIFPVVAAIALAAFLVVSAVVMHDFWAVPEDQRQDEVNSFLKNVSLAGGSLVVAAVASGGWTLSIGVGLF
- a CDS encoding zinc-dependent alcohol dehydrogenase family protein, which encodes MRAAVLQEYGEPLVVEEVPDPDLDPHGVVVSVDACGICRSDWHAWKGHGEWADDQVDRGQILGHEPAGTVVEVGDDVDSIAVGDRVAVPFNLGEGACPQCRRGHGNVCEDGYALGFEHDAQGAFAERVHVPHADFNATAVPEDVPMEAVAALGCRYATAFHALAHRADVAGGDWVAVHGCGGLGLAGIQIATALGAGVVAVDVREEPLALAEQVGAVETVRSDRVESVPKRIAELTDGGAHVSMDALGRAETCRNSVDCLRTRGTHVQVGLTTEAEKGEVSLPVDEITRWDVSVLGSRGMPPSRYDELLRMIASGRLHPGKLVTERVSLEAVSDRLAAMTEYETSGIELVTEF
- a CDS encoding NADPH:quinone reductase, producing the protein MRAVRLQEHGDPDVMHVEDVDRPSPDAGELRIEVAAAGVNPVDTYYREGSYEPVGLPFTPGVDYAGTVAEVGEGVDAFEVGDRVYGTGIGNSAHQGAYAEYATVPTDRTVALPDGADIVEAGAAGVAAVTAWRALVDHAALDPAEYALVHGGSGGVGHAAVQIADAVSARVLTTARPEYHDDVSALGADTVLDYTRHDLEDAVVSASEGGVDVVLDHRLDDYLQFDADVAAHDARVIGIGENSPDPGFTNDTAARKKDVTYQFMSMFNTPDLRVPLRGVAHLMATDELSIELAETYDLDEAADAHRDMLTESYLGKLVVTP